One genomic region from Nostoc sphaeroides encodes:
- a CDS encoding peptide ABC transporter substrate-binding protein, with the protein MEELTRKQLLDARNWIKDCCPWGDLEEEQVDELTDDEVTAGIARHFEGGISEFKKTVPTEE; encoded by the coding sequence ATGGAGGAACTAACACGAAAACAATTACTTGATGCGAGAAATTGGATTAAAGATTGCTGTCCGTGGGGTGATCTAGAGGAAGAACAAGTTGATGAACTGACCGACGATGAAGTGACAGCAGGGATTGCCAGACATTTTGAAGGAGGAATCAGCGAATTTAAAAAGACTGTGCCGACTGAAGAGTAA
- a CDS encoding Arm DNA-binding domain-containing protein, with translation MKHNSDVPGQLTLLTVAPTIETRTTIHDPYWDEIIAPQQLEDIPGMPDIGKEILVGAQVTSITVKPRVGGKVTLDTEKSAPQHDTHWIEKYWVERSGNKYWYYRYCWMVGRKKNRLYLGSVDSIIAKRKKADIEVWIWDGKLPFEIKDLIQGWKYEPSTMPKMPPGNTNF, from the coding sequence ATGAAACATAATTCTGATGTGCCAGGACAGTTAACACTGTTGACTGTTGCCCCAACAATTGAAACGAGAACTACCATTCATGATCCTTACTGGGATGAAATAATTGCGCCCCAACAATTAGAAGATATTCCTGGGATGCCTGACATTGGGAAAGAGATACTTGTTGGGGCGCAAGTTACTTCAATCACAGTAAAACCGCGTGTTGGTGGGAAGGTTACATTAGATACTGAAAAATCTGCGCCCCAACACGATACCCACTGGATAGAGAAATACTGGGTTGAACGGTCTGGTAATAAATATTGGTATTACCGCTATTGCTGGATGGTAGGCAGGAAAAAAAACCGCCTTTACCTGGGTAGCGTGGACAGTATCATCGCCAAGCGGAAAAAGGCAGATATCGAGGTTTGGATCTGGGATGGTAAATTACCATTTGAGATAAAGGACTTGATTCAAGGCTGGAAATATGAGCCGTCCACCATGCCCAAGATGCCACCAGGAAATACGAATTTTTAA
- a CDS encoding type II toxin-antitoxin system VapC family toxin, protein MAELAYLVGRNAGIATVIAFLQGLSASRFSLVALTDQDVIPVAEILDEYADSRIDFVDASVMAIAERYGIKKIFTLDQRDFRLYRPQHCDSFEILP, encoded by the coding sequence TTGGCAGAATTAGCTTATTTGGTAGGACGTAATGCAGGTATAGCGACAGTAATAGCTTTTTTGCAAGGACTATCTGCGAGTCGATTTAGTTTAGTAGCTTTAACAGACCAAGATGTAATTCCTGTAGCGGAAATCTTGGATGAGTATGCAGATAGTCGGATTGATTTTGTAGATGCAAGTGTTATGGCAATAGCTGAACGCTATGGGATTAAAAAAATATTTACCTTAGATCAGCGAGATTTTAGATTATATCGACCTCAGCACTGCGATAGCTTTGAGATTTTGCCTTAA
- a CDS encoding tyrosine-type recombinase/integrase: MKNNRNGQAAILSNTEYSKIRNQIKSQKYKLLLDLAWYTGERWGALVKLQVEDVYNPDGSPREYINFRARTRKATPDGKRKTRQVPVHPILAESLLSYIALTNSLWLFPNREGDEPITSRWADAILRKAVDRAGLVVKGISTHSTRRTFITKLHRNGTDLYTIKQITGHQDFKSLERYVEIDSDRVKGAINAL, encoded by the coding sequence ATGAAAAATAACCGCAATGGTCAAGCGGCTATTTTATCTAACACGGAATATTCTAAGATCCGTAACCAGATAAAAAGCCAAAAATATAAACTACTTTTAGACCTGGCGTGGTACACCGGGGAAAGATGGGGCGCTTTGGTCAAGCTGCAAGTTGAAGATGTTTACAATCCAGACGGTAGCCCCCGCGAATATATCAATTTTCGGGCCAGAACTCGCAAAGCTACACCTGATGGTAAGCGCAAAACTCGCCAAGTACCTGTGCATCCAATATTGGCTGAATCACTGTTGAGTTACATTGCTCTTACTAATTCTCTGTGGCTGTTCCCTAACCGTGAAGGGGATGAACCAATTACTAGCCGTTGGGCTGATGCGATTTTACGTAAAGCTGTTGATAGAGCCGGGTTAGTGGTTAAGGGTATCAGCACCCACAGCACCCGGAGGACTTTCATAACTAAGCTGCACCGCAACGGAACGGATTTGTACACAATTAAGCAGATTACCGGACATCAAGATTTTAAATCCTTGGAGCGGTATGTGGAAATTGACAGCGATCGCGTCAAGGGAGCTATCAACGCTCTATGA
- a CDS encoding type II toxin-antitoxin system RelE/ParE family toxin — protein sequence MNYVLVFRPEVREELNEAYSWYESQKPGLGDEFLDCVDETVNLICQMPESYAVTYRDVRRAIVRRFPYAVYYRIVSSRVIVTAIFHGRRDPKSWQMRT from the coding sequence ATGAATTATGTCCTGGTGTTTCGCCCAGAGGTTCGAGAAGAACTCAATGAGGCGTACAGTTGGTACGAGAGTCAAAAACCCGGTCTGGGTGATGAGTTTTTAGACTGTGTAGACGAGACAGTGAATCTAATTTGCCAGATGCCAGAATCCTATGCAGTTACCTACCGTGATGTTCGACGAGCAATAGTAAGACGATTTCCGTATGCTGTGTACTATCGAATTGTTTCGAGTCGAGTAATTGTCACAGCAATTTTTCATGGTCGCAGAGATCCAAAATCTTGGCAGATGCGAACCTAA
- a CDS encoding Uma2 family endonuclease, with product MDALTINFAPVLQITDEQFFQLCQINELIRFERNADGTLLLMPLVGGLTSNRNANLTAQLGVWNRDESLGIAFGSSVGFILPNGAVRSPDASWLRRDRWDSLTKEQKERFPPVCPDFVVELRSDTDCLTRLQNKMQEYRDNGARLGWLIDLETRQVEIYRSGRDFEVLESPASLSGEDVLPQFMLNFEDIW from the coding sequence ATGGATGCGTTAACTATCAACTTTGCTCCTGTTCTTCAAATAACAGATGAGCAATTCTTCCAGTTATGTCAGATAAATGAATTAATCAGATTTGAGCGTAATGCTGATGGCACATTGCTACTAATGCCTCTAGTTGGAGGTTTAACCAGCAACCGCAATGCTAACTTAACTGCTCAACTTGGAGTGTGGAATCGTGATGAGTCACTAGGTATAGCTTTTGGTTCTTCGGTTGGGTTTATTTTACCAAATGGGGCAGTTCGTTCGCCTGACGCATCTTGGTTAAGACGTGACAGATGGGATTCTCTCACAAAGGAGCAAAAAGAGAGATTTCCGCCTGTATGTCCTGATTTTGTCGTGGAATTGCGTTCTGATACTGATTGTTTAACAAGGCTACAAAATAAAATGCAAGAGTACCGAGATAACGGTGCTAGATTAGGTTGGTTAATTGATTTAGAAACTCGGCAAGTAGAAATTTATCGCTCCGGTAGAGATTTTGAAGTGCTGGAATCTCCTGCTAGTTTATCAGGAGAAGATGTGCTGCCGCAATTCATGCTTAATTTTGAAGATATCTGGTGA
- a CDS encoding transposase: MIRILGLDVSKSSVSACLLLEKPENPRQFYYECPFFKLSADAKGIQDLLALNADIALLEPTGNNYSKLWGTHLARSGVEVRLVGHKELRNYRANHLALPDKDDDADALALACYYFDYQQDQRRFVQIRDRAIVKIRELVLRLAHLNRVQSPIMNRARQDLAWQFPEVALVKSRRGELGEAPLLWGWLAGIRKSTRYDRLYSQTVGLGITQTVKEHAMRICDLQREEHLIEGELRELLADSRFDHYRTVFKKFGFGDRLTAIVLSQIYPIEGFLDADGKPEVRIRQGRNSKKPTKRHLSLRRFQKALGAAPSMEASGDSRKSKVVGGSDLCRKSLWQWVFTRIEPRSSRLKNDIGKILGEQLDTEKAAGRPVKLVRNRIAAKGARLLFRELVKAHYQLE, from the coding sequence ATGATTAGAATTTTGGGGCTTGATGTTAGCAAGTCCTCAGTTTCGGCTTGCCTGCTTTTGGAGAAGCCAGAAAATCCACGTCAATTTTATTATGAATGTCCGTTTTTTAAGTTGAGCGCTGATGCAAAGGGAATCCAGGATTTACTCGCGCTGAATGCGGACATTGCACTGTTAGAACCAACTGGTAATAACTACAGTAAACTGTGGGGTACTCACTTGGCACGAAGCGGGGTAGAAGTTCGGCTAGTTGGTCATAAAGAACTGAGGAATTATCGAGCCAATCACTTGGCACTCCCAGATAAAGATGATGATGCCGATGCCCTAGCGCTGGCTTGTTATTATTTCGATTACCAACAAGACCAACGGCGATTTGTCCAAATCCGCGATCGCGCTATTGTCAAAATTCGGGAATTGGTGCTGAGACTTGCTCACTTAAACCGTGTTCAATCCCCGATCATGAATCGGGCCCGGCAGGATTTAGCGTGGCAGTTCCCAGAAGTTGCGCTGGTAAAATCCCGGCGGGGTGAATTGGGTGAAGCGCCTTTGCTTTGGGGCTGGCTTGCAGGAATTCGCAAAAGTACACGCTATGACCGGCTTTACTCGCAAACTGTCGGCTTAGGAATCACGCAAACAGTTAAAGAACACGCAATGCGTATTTGTGACCTGCAACGTGAGGAACACCTCATTGAGGGAGAATTAAGAGAATTGCTTGCTGATTCTCGGTTTGACCATTACCGCACAGTCTTTAAAAAGTTTGGATTTGGCGATCGCTTAACTGCGATCGTTCTCTCCCAGATTTACCCCATTGAGGGATTTTTAGACGCGGACGGTAAACCAGAGGTGAGGATACGCCAGGGACGAAATTCTAAAAAGCCTACTAAACGCCACCTTTCATTAAGAAGATTTCAGAAAGCTTTGGGCGCTGCTCCCTCAATGGAAGCATCAGGAGATAGTCGCAAAAGCAAAGTAGTGGGCGGTTCAGATTTGTGTCGTAAATCTTTATGGCAGTGGGTTTTTACGAGAATTGAACCGCGATCGTCGCGCCTCAAAAATGATATTGGTAAAATCTTGGGCGAACAGTTAGATACTGAAAAAGCGGCAGGTCGTCCGGTGAAGCTTGTCCGAAATCGGATTGCAGCCAAAGGAGCGCGGTTACTGTTTAGAGAGTTGGTAAAAGCCCACTATCAATTAGAGTGA